In the Ochrobactrum sp. Marseille-Q0166 genome, one interval contains:
- a CDS encoding M20/M25/M40 family metallo-hydrolase, which produces MSMHELPFNLNDMIARLRPWIETESPTFDASAVNRMVEVAAYDFAAAGATIEFIPGRMGFGGSLRARFPHKDQGKPGILVSGHLDTVHPLGVLNINPYRREDGKLYGPGIQDMKGGNFVALEAMREIARSGLTTKLPVTFLLTPDEEVGTPSTRDLIEQEALKNKYVLVPEPALRDGGAVVGRYAIARYNLETVGKPSHAGWLLKEGRSAIRRMAEKIIEIEALTTDDCTFSVGVIHAGQWVNCVSSSCNAEALSMAKTQKDLEDGVARIMALGGDKDGVELIVTRGVTRPVWEPGQPQDMKLFNFANDIAKEIGFTMSVQSSGGGSDGNFTGALGVPTLDSIGVRGEGLHTLGEYIFEDSLVERARLHAGLFLSLE; this is translated from the coding sequence ATGAGCATGCATGAATTGCCATTTAATCTTAATGATATGATCGCGCGCCTGCGACCTTGGATTGAGACAGAAAGCCCGACCTTCGATGCAAGCGCTGTTAATCGCATGGTTGAAGTTGCCGCTTATGATTTTGCTGCGGCAGGTGCCACAATTGAATTCATTCCGGGTCGCATGGGCTTTGGCGGTTCTTTGCGTGCCCGTTTTCCCCACAAGGATCAGGGCAAGCCGGGCATTCTGGTTTCAGGCCATCTTGATACGGTGCATCCGCTCGGTGTGCTCAACATCAATCCCTATCGCCGCGAGGATGGTAAACTTTACGGCCCCGGCATTCAGGATATGAAGGGCGGTAACTTCGTTGCACTTGAAGCCATGCGTGAGATTGCCCGAAGCGGCTTGACTACGAAGCTTCCTGTTACGTTCCTGCTGACACCGGATGAAGAAGTTGGCACACCTTCGACCCGCGATCTGATTGAGCAGGAAGCGCTTAAGAACAAATATGTGCTGGTGCCGGAACCTGCACTGCGTGATGGTGGCGCGGTCGTTGGCCGTTATGCAATCGCGCGATACAATCTTGAGACCGTGGGCAAGCCAAGCCATGCCGGTTGGTTGCTAAAGGAAGGCCGCTCGGCAATCCGTCGTATGGCCGAAAAAATTATCGAGATTGAGGCACTGACGACAGATGATTGCACTTTCTCGGTAGGTGTTATTCATGCAGGTCAATGGGTTAATTGTGTTTCTTCTAGCTGTAATGCAGAAGCTCTCAGTATGGCCAAAACGCAGAAAGATTTGGAAGACGGCGTTGCGCGCATCATGGCATTGGGCGGCGACAAAGACGGTGTTGAGCTGATTGTTACCCGCGGCGTTACGCGTCCGGTTTGGGAGCCGGGGCAGCCGCAGGATATGAAGCTCTTCAACTTTGCCAATGATATTGCAAAGGAAATCGGCTTCACAATGTCGGTCCAGAGTTCGGGCGGCGGCTCGGATGGTAATTTTACCGGAGCTCTCGGCGTGCCGACGCTCGATTCCATTGGCGTACGCGGTGAAGGTCTGCATACGCTGGGCGAGTATATTTTCGAAGACAGTCTGGTCGAACGCGCCCGCCTTCATGCGGGCCTGTTTCTCTCACTGGAATAA
- a CDS encoding M20 aminoacylase family protein: protein MPVIPFIKEKAGEMRAVFEDLHRHPEIGFEEQHASGVVAGLLEKWGFDEIHTGIAKTGVVGILKGRNPGNRRVGLRADMDALPIDEISGVSYTSQNPGRMHACGHDGHTTMLLGAAQYLAETRNFEGTAVFVFQPAEEGLGGARGMIAEGLFERFPCDEIYGMHNQPMGTLGKAFIRKGAAMAGASFFDIKLTGKGSHAAQPHNARDVLVIGADLVGQLQTIVSRNIPATDACVVSCTQFHTGSAYNIVPEVATITGTIRYFEQRVCDLAESRIREICAGVAAGYGITVDVDLRNVFDVLRNDHELSDAYMEAARDVLGEDNVSDDCPAFMGSEDFADMLARVPGAYINVMHGGKAALHNPAFVLEPETLPIGASIYARIVETRLPLNKDLAA from the coding sequence ATGCCCGTCATACCGTTTATTAAGGAGAAAGCCGGCGAGATGCGCGCGGTTTTCGAGGATCTGCATCGTCACCCGGAAATTGGTTTTGAGGAACAGCACGCTTCCGGCGTTGTAGCGGGGCTTTTGGAAAAGTGGGGCTTTGACGAGATTCATACCGGCATCGCCAAAACCGGCGTGGTCGGCATTCTGAAAGGCCGTAATCCAGGTAATCGGCGTGTGGGCCTGCGCGCAGATATGGATGCGCTGCCGATCGATGAGATTTCGGGCGTCTCTTATACGTCGCAAAACCCCGGCAGGATGCATGCCTGCGGGCATGACGGGCACACGACCATGCTGCTTGGTGCAGCCCAATATCTTGCGGAAACACGTAATTTCGAAGGTACTGCGGTGTTTGTCTTCCAACCTGCGGAAGAGGGGCTTGGTGGCGCACGCGGCATGATTGCCGAAGGCCTATTTGAACGCTTCCCCTGCGATGAAATCTACGGAATGCACAATCAGCCCATGGGCACACTTGGCAAAGCTTTTATCCGGAAGGGCGCGGCTATGGCCGGTGCAAGCTTCTTTGATATCAAACTGACCGGCAAGGGAAGTCATGCTGCCCAGCCACACAATGCCCGAGATGTGCTGGTGATTGGCGCTGATCTGGTCGGACAGTTGCAGACCATTGTGTCACGCAACATCCCGGCAACTGATGCCTGCGTTGTATCCTGCACGCAGTTCCATACTGGCAGTGCCTATAATATCGTGCCGGAAGTGGCAACCATTACCGGCACCATCCGCTATTTCGAGCAGCGTGTCTGCGATCTCGCGGAAAGCCGCATCCGTGAAATCTGTGCAGGTGTGGCAGCGGGTTACGGCATTACGGTCGATGTCGATCTTCGCAACGTCTTTGATGTCCTGCGCAACGACCATGAACTCTCCGATGCTTATATGGAGGCAGCCCGCGATGTGCTGGGTGAAGACAATGTGAGCGACGATTGCCCAGCCTTCATGGGCAGCGAGGATTTTGCCGATATGCTCGCGCGTGTACCGGGCGCTTACATCAACGTGATGCATGGCGGTAAAGCTGCATTGCATAATCCTGCTTTCGTGCTTGAACCGGAAACGCTGCCTATTGGCGCGTCGATCTATGCTCGAATTGTTGAAACCCGTCTGCCTTTAAATAAGGACTTAGCAGCATGA
- a CDS encoding ABC transporter ATP-binding protein produces the protein MELRNRDFTNEPVVLDVENLVVALPGGIPVLRGVSFDIRKGETVCLVGESGSGKSVTSLTAMGLLPKDALMVKQGSIKLDGTDLLKLSAADMKKMRATRISMIFQEPMTALNPVMRVGEQITEVLDVHTSLSSEAKRAKVINIMEQVHLPDVERIYQSYPHQLSGGQRQRIMIAMALILEPVVLIADEPTTALDVTTQKQILSLIAELQEKHGTAVLFITHDMGVVAEIADRVCVMRSGEIVERGTIRDVLTLPQQQYTKDLLGSVPSLTPRLAREPQGRDAVIRVHDLGMTYKAGGLFSTKPGVKASYEVNFELQPGRTLGIVGESGSGKTTVARSIMRLIEPTEGEIVVDGRDIAHLGKREMKPFRKKLQVVFQDPFRSLNPRWTIEQSLTEGPVNYGVPYEEAVAEAKRLLKIVSLPEDSLKRYPHQFSGGQRQRIAIARAVALRPDILVADEAVSALDVSVQAQVLELLAELQRDTGIAIIFITHDLRVAAQICDEVLVMKRGQVVEQGNAADVLGNPSHEYTRSLIEAAPGRFWDFAAGRPAA, from the coding sequence ATGGAACTGCGCAATCGTGATTTCACAAATGAGCCGGTCGTTCTTGACGTCGAAAATCTTGTTGTGGCGCTTCCGGGCGGCATACCAGTTCTGCGGGGCGTAAGCTTTGACATTCGCAAGGGCGAGACCGTTTGTCTTGTAGGCGAATCCGGGTCTGGCAAGTCGGTGACGTCGCTCACCGCAATGGGACTCTTGCCGAAAGATGCGTTGATGGTCAAACAAGGATCGATCAAGCTCGACGGCACCGATTTGCTGAAGTTGTCAGCTGCGGACATGAAAAAGATGCGTGCAACACGTATCTCCATGATCTTTCAGGAGCCAATGACAGCGCTTAATCCTGTTATGCGGGTGGGTGAACAGATCACGGAAGTTCTGGACGTTCATACCAGTCTTTCGTCAGAGGCCAAGCGTGCGAAAGTCATCAACATCATGGAGCAGGTGCATCTGCCGGATGTGGAGCGGATTTATCAGAGCTACCCGCACCAACTTTCAGGTGGCCAGCGCCAGCGCATCATGATTGCCATGGCGCTCATTCTGGAGCCCGTGGTTCTGATTGCCGATGAGCCTACCACCGCACTCGATGTCACCACGCAAAAACAAATCCTTTCCCTTATTGCGGAATTGCAGGAAAAACACGGGACGGCTGTGCTGTTTATCACCCATGATATGGGGGTTGTTGCTGAAATTGCTGATCGTGTCTGTGTTATGCGCAGTGGCGAGATCGTGGAGCGGGGAACCATCCGTGACGTTCTGACATTGCCACAGCAGCAATATACCAAAGACCTGCTTGGCTCTGTCCCAAGCCTCACGCCACGATTGGCGCGTGAACCACAAGGACGGGACGCGGTAATCCGCGTTCACGACCTTGGCATGACATATAAAGCTGGCGGATTGTTCAGCACAAAACCGGGGGTTAAGGCTTCCTATGAAGTAAATTTCGAGCTTCAACCCGGAAGAACACTCGGCATCGTTGGGGAGTCGGGTTCCGGTAAAACCACTGTCGCACGCTCGATCATGCGTCTGATCGAACCGACGGAGGGTGAAATCGTCGTGGACGGGCGCGATATTGCGCATCTTGGAAAACGCGAAATGAAGCCGTTTCGCAAAAAGCTTCAGGTCGTATTTCAAGATCCGTTCCGCTCGCTGAACCCACGCTGGACGATTGAACAAAGCCTGACCGAAGGCCCGGTCAATTACGGCGTTCCTTATGAGGAGGCGGTCGCTGAAGCAAAGCGTCTGCTGAAGATCGTTTCGCTGCCAGAGGATTCACTTAAGCGCTATCCGCATCAGTTTTCCGGTGGTCAGCGGCAGCGTATCGCCATTGCGCGTGCGGTAGCTCTTCGTCCGGATATTCTGGTGGCAGATGAAGCCGTGTCAGCGCTTGATGTTTCGGTACAGGCGCAGGTTCTCGAACTTCTCGCCGAATTGCAGCGCGATACCGGCATTGCGATCATTTTCATCACCCACGATCTGCGTGTGGCAGCGCAGATTTGCGACGAGGTGCTGGTGATGAAGCGCGGTCAGGTGGTTGAGCAGGGCAATGCAGCCGATGTGCTTGGCAATCCATCGCATGAATATACGCGCTCATTGATTGAAGCGGCTCCCGGTCGCTTCTGGGATTTTGCGGCGGGACGCCCCGCCGCCTGA
- a CDS encoding ABC transporter permease — translation MLRYFSLPRLARVGIGPLIAGVLLTAIIVLTLISPWIAPHDPLAMNPMMRLKPPSDEYLLGTDNYGRDLFSRMILGGRISLLIGLLAAAASIGVGVIIGLIAGFFRAADAIIMRMMDALMAMPSILIAIALVALNGPSIGSVIIAITIPEIPRVVRLVRSVILTAREEPYVEAALALGSSTPKILFRHLLPNTMAPLIVQGTYIIASAILTEAILSFLGAGISTEIPTWGNIMAEGRQFFRIKPSIVLWPGLLLTLCVLSINLLGDAARDTLDPRLKKREG, via the coding sequence ATGCTCCGCTACTTCTCGTTGCCACGCCTTGCGCGTGTTGGCATCGGGCCGCTGATTGCAGGTGTATTGCTGACTGCAATCATAGTTCTCACTCTCATTTCGCCGTGGATTGCTCCGCACGATCCTCTCGCCATGAACCCGATGATGCGGCTTAAGCCACCATCGGATGAATATCTGCTTGGCACCGATAATTATGGTCGCGACCTCTTTTCACGCATGATCCTCGGCGGGCGAATTTCACTGCTGATCGGTCTGCTGGCAGCCGCAGCTTCCATCGGGGTCGGTGTGATTATCGGTCTCATTGCCGGCTTCTTCCGTGCTGCGGATGCCATCATCATGCGTATGATGGATGCTCTCATGGCGATGCCATCGATCCTGATCGCGATTGCTCTGGTGGCTCTCAACGGTCCGTCGATTGGTTCTGTCATCATAGCCATCACCATTCCGGAAATTCCCCGCGTCGTGCGTCTGGTTCGCTCTGTCATTCTGACCGCGCGTGAGGAACCTTATGTCGAAGCAGCACTGGCACTTGGTTCAAGCACACCGAAGATTCTGTTCCGGCATCTGCTGCCCAATACGATGGCACCGCTCATCGTGCAGGGTACTTACATCATTGCGTCGGCAATCCTGACAGAAGCAATCCTGTCGTTTCTCGGTGCCGGTATCAGCACAGAAATTCCGACCTGGGGCAACATCATGGCAGAAGGCCGTCAGTTCTTCCGCATCAAACCATCGATCGTGCTTTGGCCGGGTCTGTTGCTGACACTCTGTGTTTTGTCGATCAATCTATTGGGTGACGCAGCGCGCGATACACTCGACCCACGACTGAAAAAGCGGGAGGGCTGA
- a CDS encoding ABC transporter permease → MAVYLVKRIFALVPVLLLVSVFVFLLLRLTPGDPAAILAGDAATTEQLDRIRQAMGLNEPILTQYFTWMGNILQGDFGVSLISGVPVIDMVSQRIGPTISIAILTIIIAVLVAIPMGVIAAWKHRSWADYLVMSFSVLGFSVPVFLVGYVLLLIFSVNLGWLPVQGFKPISSGLGGFLERAILPALTLASIYIALIARMTRAAMLDVLGEDYIRTARAKGVSDRRLLFVHALKNAAVPVVTIVGTGFALLISGVVVTESIFNIPGIGRLTVDAVLARDYPVIQAMILLTSALYVFVNLLIDLSYTLFDPRIRY, encoded by the coding sequence ATGGCTGTCTATCTGGTAAAACGTATCTTTGCACTTGTGCCGGTATTGTTACTGGTGTCGGTGTTTGTATTTCTTCTCCTGAGACTGACGCCGGGTGATCCGGCTGCAATTCTGGCTGGCGATGCTGCCACCACGGAACAGCTTGATCGCATCCGCCAAGCAATGGGTCTTAATGAGCCGATCCTCACGCAGTATTTCACCTGGATGGGTAACATTCTGCAGGGTGATTTCGGCGTTTCGCTGATATCCGGGGTCCCGGTTATCGATATGGTCTCCCAGCGTATCGGACCAACCATTTCAATAGCAATTCTGACGATTATCATCGCCGTTCTCGTTGCGATACCGATGGGTGTGATTGCCGCATGGAAGCATCGTTCATGGGCCGATTATCTCGTCATGAGTTTTTCGGTGCTTGGCTTTTCCGTTCCCGTTTTCCTTGTGGGGTATGTGCTGCTATTGATTTTCTCGGTCAATCTTGGGTGGCTTCCCGTTCAGGGATTCAAGCCGATTTCATCAGGCCTTGGCGGCTTTCTTGAGCGCGCAATTCTGCCAGCGCTGACACTGGCTTCAATTTACATTGCGCTCATTGCCCGCATGACCCGTGCGGCAATGCTTGATGTACTTGGTGAAGATTATATTCGCACCGCACGTGCCAAAGGCGTGAGTGATCGCCGCCTGCTTTTCGTCCATGCGCTGAAAAATGCGGCTGTTCCAGTCGTGACAATCGTTGGCACCGGCTTTGCACTGCTGATTTCGGGCGTGGTGGTAACGGAGAGCATCTTCAATATTCCGGGGATCGGACGACTGACGGTCGATGCGGTGCTTGCGCGTGATTACCCTGTCATTCAGGCGATGATCCTGCTGACAAGCGCACTTTATGTGTTCGTCAATCTGCTGATCGACCTCTCCTACACATTGTTTGACCCAAGGATACGCTACTGA
- a CDS encoding ABC transporter substrate-binding protein: MTFFKPPHTGPILRKLKYGIAASLIALSAGHAAAETTLTAVMHSDLRMLDPVITTAHITRDHAYMIYDVLVAVDENFKPQPQMAEWTVSDDGKTYTFTLRDGLKFHDGAPVTAADAVASLERWAKRDTGGQLIMDITDSLKANDDKTIVWTLKEPFAPFLDTIAKQSALPPFIMPARIAATPADTAITEHIGSGPFKFVPAEFQPGVGVTYIKNEDYVPRSEPASWMAGGKVVNVDKVRWVTMTDAQTAANALTSGEIDYIEQVPVDLVPLFEGDNSVVLEQRDPLGYQTMGRFNFKHPPFNNPDIRRAAFLAMSQEPVLAALMADPNYYKVCGAIFGCGTPNATDVGSETIVAQGDVEEAKALLKKAGYDGTPVVLMQPTDVSSLSPQPVVAAQQLRAAGFTVDMQPMDWQTLVGRRASKDEPSKGGWNMFFTNWQIPELSTPLNSVMLNGRGEQGWFGWPEDEKIEALKKEYIAAKTPEEQKAAVEKIQAQTLENVLYIPLGEYNPPQARRSNVVDMLGSPVPVFWNVKKTEE; the protein is encoded by the coding sequence ATGACGTTTTTTAAACCACCACACACTGGGCCTATCCTCCGCAAACTCAAATATGGCATTGCCGCTTCGCTGATTGCGTTGAGTGCCGGTCATGCCGCAGCAGAAACCACACTGACTGCTGTCATGCACTCGGATCTACGTATGCTCGATCCGGTAATCACCACAGCTCATATCACGCGCGATCATGCCTACATGATTTATGATGTGCTGGTTGCAGTTGATGAAAACTTCAAGCCGCAGCCGCAGATGGCAGAGTGGACCGTTTCGGACGACGGCAAGACTTATACGTTCACATTGCGCGATGGTCTCAAATTCCATGATGGCGCGCCTGTGACAGCTGCAGATGCTGTGGCATCGCTTGAGCGTTGGGCCAAGCGCGATACCGGTGGCCAGCTGATCATGGACATCACGGATTCGCTGAAAGCGAACGACGATAAAACAATTGTCTGGACGCTCAAGGAACCATTTGCACCCTTCCTCGATACGATAGCCAAACAATCCGCTCTTCCGCCATTTATTATGCCAGCTCGTATTGCTGCGACGCCTGCCGATACGGCCATTACTGAACATATCGGTTCGGGTCCGTTTAAGTTCGTACCTGCTGAATTTCAGCCGGGTGTGGGTGTGACCTACATAAAGAACGAAGACTACGTGCCACGCAGCGAGCCAGCGAGCTGGATGGCAGGCGGCAAGGTCGTCAATGTCGATAAGGTTCGCTGGGTCACTATGACGGATGCGCAAACCGCTGCAAATGCGCTGACAAGCGGAGAAATCGACTACATTGAACAGGTTCCAGTCGATCTGGTGCCGCTGTTTGAAGGCGATAATTCGGTTGTTTTGGAACAGCGCGATCCGCTCGGCTATCAAACCATGGGGCGGTTTAACTTTAAACATCCGCCATTCAACAACCCGGACATTCGCCGTGCTGCCTTCCTGGCCATGTCGCAGGAACCGGTGCTGGCTGCTCTTATGGCCGATCCGAACTACTATAAGGTTTGCGGCGCAATTTTTGGCTGTGGCACACCAAATGCGACCGATGTCGGCTCCGAAACTATTGTTGCACAGGGTGATGTCGAAGAAGCAAAGGCGTTGCTTAAAAAGGCAGGTTATGACGGAACGCCGGTTGTATTGATGCAGCCAACAGATGTTTCCAGCCTTTCGCCACAGCCAGTTGTTGCCGCGCAGCAACTGCGTGCGGCTGGTTTCACAGTCGATATGCAGCCGATGGACTGGCAAACACTGGTAGGCCGTCGCGCATCGAAAGATGAGCCCTCCAAGGGAGGCTGGAATATGTTCTTCACCAACTGGCAGATTCCAGAACTATCAACGCCATTGAATTCAGTCATGCTGAACGGTCGTGGTGAGCAGGGCTGGTTTGGCTGGCCGGAAGACGAGAAGATTGAAGCACTGAAAAAGGAATATATCGCAGCAAAAACACCTGAAGAGCAGAAAGCTGCGGTTGAGAAAATACAGGCTCAGACACTGGAAAATGTTCTCTACATTCCGCTCGGTGAATATAACCCGCCGCAGGCCCGCAGAAGCAATGTCGTTGATATGCTTGGCTCGCCCGTTCCCGTCTTCTGGAATGTGAAAAAGACTGAGGAATAA
- a CDS encoding M81 family metallopeptidase, giving the protein MSKRVAVAGFLHETNTFAATPATLAAFVQGGGYIPLSRGDAILENAQNVNLGIAGALKFAREAEWEIVPILWAGAIPSAPVTNDAYETIVSEIVEGLKDCGPLDGIFIDLHGAMVAEHVDDGEGELLERVRAVRPNEPLSVALDLHGNITKRMFDHADVMVGFRTYPHIDMAETGYRAAEALQALMDKPEGWHKAMRQGDYLIPIAWQCTDEQPAKRLYGMTIDLPEKVLTASLFMGFPAADFAECGPSVFAYGWDRQAVEACADNILAALVAAEPAFAGTAYQAEEGVAKAIELSRGASRPIIIADTQDNPGAGGSSDTTGMLRALVSGGAERASIGCIHDPEAARIAHQAGEGAEVEIALGGKSGISGDEPYRGKFIVEKLSDGKAHATGPYYGGTWLDMGPSACLRLGGTRVVVTTNLAQMADRALYRMVGIEPEQEAILVNKSSVHFRADFAPIAEKLLVCTAPGAMPLSPAKLSWKNLRSGIRLEPLGDTFK; this is encoded by the coding sequence GTGTCAAAACGCGTGGCTGTGGCTGGCTTTTTGCATGAAACGAACACTTTTGCTGCCACTCCAGCAACATTGGCAGCGTTCGTTCAGGGTGGCGGATATATTCCGCTTTCACGCGGTGATGCGATTTTAGAAAATGCGCAGAACGTCAATCTTGGTATCGCCGGTGCATTGAAATTTGCACGGGAAGCTGAGTGGGAAATTGTGCCGATCCTATGGGCCGGCGCTATCCCTTCAGCACCTGTTACAAACGATGCTTATGAAACAATCGTCTCCGAGATTGTCGAGGGCTTAAAGGATTGCGGTCCGCTCGATGGTATCTTCATCGACCTGCATGGTGCTATGGTTGCTGAGCACGTTGATGATGGGGAAGGTGAACTTCTGGAGCGTGTGCGTGCGGTGCGCCCAAATGAGCCGTTATCGGTAGCACTCGATCTGCATGGTAATATCACAAAGCGCATGTTCGACCATGCCGACGTCATGGTCGGTTTCCGCACCTATCCGCATATCGATATGGCCGAAACCGGTTATCGCGCGGCGGAAGCACTGCAGGCACTGATGGACAAGCCTGAAGGCTGGCATAAGGCAATGCGGCAGGGTGACTATCTCATTCCGATTGCATGGCAATGCACGGATGAACAGCCCGCCAAGAGGCTTTACGGCATGACAATTGATCTGCCAGAAAAAGTGCTGACGGCTTCGCTGTTCATGGGCTTTCCAGCGGCTGACTTTGCAGAATGCGGTCCATCCGTTTTTGCTTATGGCTGGGATAGGCAGGCAGTCGAGGCTTGCGCTGACAATATCTTGGCAGCACTGGTTGCGGCAGAGCCTGCCTTTGCAGGTACGGCCTATCAGGCTGAAGAAGGCGTTGCGAAAGCCATTGAGCTTTCCCGGGGTGCAAGCCGTCCGATTATTATTGCTGATACACAGGATAATCCTGGTGCGGGTGGCAGTTCGGATACGACTGGAATGTTGCGCGCACTGGTTTCAGGTGGTGCAGAACGCGCTTCTATCGGCTGTATTCATGATCCTGAAGCAGCAAGGATCGCGCATCAGGCAGGCGAGGGGGCGGAAGTTGAAATCGCGCTCGGCGGCAAATCGGGTATTTCAGGTGACGAACCCTATAGAGGCAAGTTTATCGTTGAAAAACTGTCCGATGGAAAGGCGCATGCAACAGGCCCTTATTATGGCGGAACCTGGCTTGATATGGGGCCATCTGCCTGTTTAAGGCTCGGCGGAACGCGCGTCGTCGTGACTACAAATCTGGCACAGATGGCAGATCGCGCGCTTTATCGCATGGTCGGCATTGAGCCGGAACAGGAAGCTATTCTGGTCAATAAGAGTTCAGTGCATTTTCGCGCAGACTTCGCACCCATCGCCGAAAAGCTTCTCGTCTGCACCGCTCCCGGCGCAATGCCTCTCAGCCCCGCAAAACTATCATGGAAGAATTTGCGTTCAGGTATCCGGCTTGAGCCGCTGGGAGACACATTCAAATAA
- a CDS encoding IclR family transcriptional regulator: MNTFRDLRGISTFDPEEAEAFNDDPLFLRSVARTVAVMSAFQSARHPLSLSQVATAAGIDRSAAQRIVHSLLKLNMLARDPEDRGYLPGLRILDMTHDLLRLNPMLQRANPVMLELRRRVSERVDLSLFDDVRVIYALRMPSKHEVFSATIVGNAVPTYCTAGGVAILSRLPDETIADIVNRSDMTPFTPHTVRDLEGVMEYVRAARERGHSLLCSQLLNHEVVIGAPIMDWRGKPVGAIHVAGSLQEWTPEGFSDSFGPLIQNAAQTISEPKRG, encoded by the coding sequence ATGAACACATTTCGGGACTTGCGCGGAATATCTACTTTTGATCCGGAAGAGGCAGAGGCCTTTAACGATGATCCGTTGTTCTTGCGATCGGTCGCGAGGACAGTTGCCGTAATGTCCGCATTCCAAAGCGCTCGACATCCTTTGTCGCTCAGTCAGGTTGCAACTGCTGCGGGCATTGACAGGAGTGCTGCACAGCGCATTGTTCACTCGCTTCTAAAGCTGAATATGCTGGCGCGTGACCCCGAAGACAGGGGCTATCTGCCGGGCTTACGTATACTCGATATGACGCATGATTTATTGCGCCTCAACCCGATGTTGCAGCGTGCAAATCCTGTCATGCTGGAACTCAGGCGGCGTGTTAGTGAGCGCGTTGACCTCTCGCTTTTTGATGATGTGCGCGTGATTTACGCTCTGCGCATGCCTTCAAAACATGAGGTGTTTAGCGCGACAATTGTTGGGAACGCCGTACCGACTTATTGCACTGCGGGCGGGGTAGCCATTCTTTCTCGGCTGCCGGACGAAACAATTGCTGATATCGTCAATCGCTCGGATATGACTCCATTTACGCCGCATACCGTGCGTGATCTGGAGGGGGTCATGGAATATGTGCGTGCTGCGCGTGAACGTGGGCATTCTTTATTATGTAGCCAGCTTCTGAATCATGAGGTGGTGATAGGAGCGCCAATTATGGACTGGCGTGGCAAGCCTGTGGGCGCAATCCACGTCGCTGGCAGCTTGCAAGAATGGACGCCGGAAGGTTTCAGCGACAGTTTTGGGCCACTTATTCAGAACGCAGCCCAAACGATTTCAGAACCCAAAAGAGGTTAA